AAGATAAATAACTTGGTTTCATTGCAGCAATATGCATACAAAGATGTTTTAAAAAATCTCCACACTTATTAGCCGTAGCTTCACTATCACAAGCTGCAGCAATAATAACACCCACGCGTCCATTAGAATGAACATAACCATTTACTGCTCCGCTAGCTCCAGCTTTTACGGTAGCAAACCTTCTTACAACTAAATTTTCACCTATAGTTGCAATTTGATTTTTCAAATATTCTTCAAATTTAACACCATTAATCTCACTTGAATGCAACTGCTCAACATTCTGAAGGCTTTTAGCTTGAATATGCGCTGTTGTATCTTTTGTTAAAGCAATAAATTGTTCATTTTTAGCAACAAAATCGGTTTCAGAATTGATTTCACTTACAGTTGCACATTTTAAATCATCGCTTACTTTTACACTTACCAAACCTTCAGCAGCTAAACGATCAGCTTTTTTATCAGCTTTTCCAAGCCCTTTTTCTCTTAAAAGTTGCACTGCTTTTTCAAAATCACCATCTGTGTCTTTTAAAGCATTTTTACAATCCATCATACCTGCGCCAGTACTTTCGCGCAGTTCTTTTACCATTTGTGCAGTGATTTCAGCCATTACTCTTTATCTCCTTCAAAATCTTCTTCACTCATAGCTTCCTCTAAAACTTCTTTTTTTTCTTCTTCAGAGATTGGTTGTTCTTCATTTACTTCACCATCTTGCTCTCTTAAAGCTTTACCTTCATTGATTGCTTCAGCCATTTCTTGGCAGAAAAGTTGAACTGAACGAATCGCATCATCATTTCCTGGAATTGGGAAATCAACTAAGTCAGGATCGCAGTTTGTATCTAGTGGAGCAACCACAGGGATTTTTAATCTATTAGCTTCTTGTACTGCAATTTTTTCTTTAACAGTATCAATAACAAAAATCATATCAGGTTGGGTTTTCATATATCTAATACCACCAAGATATGCTAATAATTTTTCTTTTTTTCTAGTAAGCATTAAAGCTTCTTTTTTAGTTAAAAGCTTAATGCTTCCATCTTCTTCCATTTTTTCTATAACTTCTAGTTTTCTAATTGATTGGCGGATAGTTCCAAAGTTAGTCATCATACCACCAAGCCATCTATGATTTACATAAGGCATACCGCATTTTTCAGCATATTCTTTAATCGCTCCACCGGCTTGTTTTTTAGTACCAACAAATAAAATTGTCTTACCTTCTGCAGCAGCATCACGAACGATGTTATATGTATATCTAAAATATCTAAGTGTTTTTTGTAAATCAATTACATAGATACCTTTTCTTTCTCCAAAAATAAATTTTTTCATTTTTGGATTCCATCTTCTTGTTTGGTGTCCAAAGTGTACACCACATTCTAATAAATCTCTCATGCTTACCATGAAATTCTCCTTGAAATAAAATTATTAGGTTTATTCCTCCGCATTCTTTAACCCATAAGCAACCTAATAAGGAAATTAATGCGTGTGAAATGAAAAAATATTATATCAAATTTTATTTTATATTTAGCTTATTATTGAAGAAAAAGAACGCCATGGGGCGTTCTTTGGGTAAATTAGTGTAGTTTAGACCAAACTGATCTTTTCCAGCCTATAGCAAAAATACTTAAGATAGCAAAGAATATCATGATATAAATTCCTGTTTGCTCCCTTTCTTCTTTTTTACTATCACCAACTTTTTCAAGATAATCAATAACTTGAGTTTGTGCTTTTTCATTCAAACCAACTCTTGGCATAGCAGTTCCATGAATTTTCTTTTGAGGTTCATTGATGAAGATTTCAAGATAATGTGCACCTTTAGAACGAATCATCATAGATAGATCTGGAGGTGTCATTCCAAGATAATTTTTTAAATCACTCATATTTGAGCTTGAAACAAAGCCGTCATATTTTACATCATGACATCTTCCACAAGCATTTTCAAATGTATGTTTGTTTTTAGCAAAATCAAACTCTTTTGCAATTAAAGCTATTTTTGTTTGCTCTGAAAGCTCTTGATTTTTAGCATATTTTTCTTCTAAATCAGCTTTTAATTTTGCATCAAATTCTTTTTCATATTCACTAGCTGTATTTTTAAAGAATGCAATTAAATCTGCCAAATCTTGATTATCTTGTGTTTCATCGCCACTTAAAGGATAAGCAGGCATTAAGAATGGATTTTCATCATTAAATTTATGTGAAATTTGTAAAGCTTTAACTGGATCAACAATCAATGCTGCTAAAAATTTCTCATCATAGATAGCACCTGCATCACTCAAATCAGGAGGTGTTACACCTAAAGAAGAATCTGTGATAGTAGCAGGAATTCCAGCAGCTTTTACACCATGACATGCAATACAATTTCCTTCAAAAAGTTCTTTTCCTTTTTGTACATTGCCTTTGGTAAAATCAATTTTTGCGATTTTTTCCCATAATTGCCTAGTAGCTTCTTCTTGGCTTTTAGCAAGTTCTAATGCTTTTTGAGCATTAGCTATAGCTTTTTCACTCCCTGAAGCATTAATATCCATTGCTGCTTTTTCTTTTAAAGCAACCTCACCTTTGGTAAATTCTACATCAGCTTTTGCAAAGTCAAAATTAACTGGAGTTGAAGGAGGATTCATCACTGAATGCGCATAAGGCTCAACCCCCCAATAAACTAAACCTGTGAAAAAGACAACTACAAAAAATATTTTTAATTCTCTCATTATTAGCCCCTTTTTCTTTCCATGATAGTAATAATTGGTAAAACTACCAACAATAATAGTAAAAATACCATAGAAGCGTAAAATCCTATCCAAGCGTTAATTCCTGTTGGAGGAAGCTTTCCATAAACTGTTAGTACAATTAAATCTATCAATAATACCCAAAACCATACAAAAAACATCGGTCTTTCATGTGCTGGTTTTATAACATCACTTCTATCAAGCCAAGGTAATAAGAAGAAAATAATTTGTGCTATACCAAATGCTGCAAGTCCTATATCAAAAGCCTTAATACTTCCAACATCAAAGAAAAATCCTCTTAAAACTTCATAACTC
This genomic stretch from Campylobacter lari subsp. concheus harbors:
- the tsf gene encoding translation elongation factor Ts, producing MAEITAQMVKELRESTGAGMMDCKNALKDTDGDFEKAVQLLREKGLGKADKKADRLAAEGLVSVKVSDDLKCATVSEINSETDFVAKNEQFIALTKDTTAHIQAKSLQNVEQLHSSEINGVKFEEYLKNQIATIGENLVVRRFATVKAGASGAVNGYVHSNGRVGVIIAAACDSEATANKCGDFLKHLCMHIAAMKPSYLSYEELDMDFVENEYKALVAELEKENEERRRLKDPNKPELKIPKFASRKQLTQEIIQEAEEAIKAELQAQGKPEKIWPNIIPGKLNSFIADNSQLDGRLTLMGQFYAMDDKKTVEQVITEKEKEFGGTIKIVEFVRFEVGEGLEKKTEDFAAEVAAQIG
- the rpsB gene encoding 30S ribosomal protein S2; amino-acid sequence: MVSMRDLLECGVHFGHQTRRWNPKMKKFIFGERKGIYVIDLQKTLRYFRYTYNIVRDAAAEGKTILFVGTKKQAGGAIKEYAEKCGMPYVNHRWLGGMMTNFGTIRQSIRKLEVIEKMEEDGSIKLLTKKEALMLTRKKEKLLAYLGGIRYMKTQPDMIFVIDTVKEKIAVQEANRLKIPVVAPLDTNCDPDLVDFPIPGNDDAIRSVQLFCQEMAEAINEGKALREQDGEVNEEQPISEEEKKEVLEEAMSEEDFEGDKE
- a CDS encoding c-type cytochrome, whose product is MRELKIFFVVVFFTGLVYWGVEPYAHSVMNPPSTPVNFDFAKADVEFTKGEVALKEKAAMDINASGSEKAIANAQKALELAKSQEEATRQLWEKIAKIDFTKGNVQKGKELFEGNCIACHGVKAAGIPATITDSSLGVTPPDLSDAGAIYDEKFLAALIVDPVKALQISHKFNDENPFLMPAYPLSGDETQDNQDLADLIAFFKNTASEYEKEFDAKLKADLEEKYAKNQELSEQTKIALIAKEFDFAKNKHTFENACGRCHDVKYDGFVSSSNMSDLKNYLGMTPPDLSMMIRSKGAHYLEIFINEPQKKIHGTAMPRVGLNEKAQTQVIDYLEKVGDSKKEEREQTGIYIMIFFAILSIFAIGWKRSVWSKLH